A single genomic interval of Ovis aries strain OAR_USU_Benz2616 breed Rambouillet chromosome 9, ARS-UI_Ramb_v3.0, whole genome shotgun sequence harbors:
- the LOC121820289 gene encoding ferritin light chain — MSSQIRQNYSTEVEAAVNRLVNMQLRASYTYLSLGFYFDRDDVALEGVGHFFRELAKEKREGAERLLKLQNQRGGRALFLDVQKPSQDEWGKTQDAMEAALLVEKNLNQALLDLHGLASARGDPHICDFLENHFLDEEVKLIKKMGDHLTNLRRLAGPQAGLGEYLFERLTLKHD, encoded by the coding sequence ATGAGCTCCCAGATTCGTCAGAATTATTCTACCGAGGTGGAGGCCGCCGTCAACCGCCTGGTTAACATGCAACTGCGGGCCTCCTACACCTACCTCTCTCTGGGCTTCTATTTCGACCGCGACGATGTGGCCCTGGAAGGAGTGGGTCACTTTTTTCGCGAATTGGCCAAGGAGAAGCGCGAGGGCGCGGAGCGTCTCTTGAAACTGCAAAACCAGCGTGGCGGCCGCGCCCTCTTCCTGGACGTGCAGAAGCCATCTCAAGATGAGTGGGGTAAAACCCAGGACGCTATGGAAGCCGCCCTTCTCGTAGAGAAGAACCTGAATCAAGCCCTGCTGGATCTGCATGGCCTGGCTTCTGCCCGCGGAGACCCCCACATCTGTGACTTCCTGGAGAACCACTTCCTAGATGAGGAAGTGAAACTCATCAAGAAGATGGGTGACCACCTGACCAACCTCCGTAGGCTGGCTGGTCCCCAGGCTGGGTTGGGCGAGTATCTCTTCGAAAGGCTTACCCTCAAGCACGACTAG